A portion of the Bubalus kerabau isolate K-KA32 ecotype Philippines breed swamp buffalo chromosome 1, PCC_UOA_SB_1v2, whole genome shotgun sequence genome contains these proteins:
- the DYDC2 gene encoding DPY30 domain-containing protein 2 isoform X1, which yields MLNLITSANSSLSYKIRKLRLRETWKLAEDHTANKQETQDWNLPARMETNYLKRCFGNHLAQALAEVAMVQPSDPIEYLAHWLYHYRKTAKAKEKDRQEKIQLQREYENSLKETRMAEMLKQEERAIQEQCEKYRHQLGRRNSAVGTHPHPMPLISIASSLEKTKFMQENTEPLEKEALKQESLPGTSDMIPGMPQQSPSSEPSVSSQVDLNTGTPQEINYQAVQHEIALEIHPGSESPP from the exons AtcagaaagctgaggctcagagagacttGGAAACTTGctgaagatcacacagctaataaacagGAGACCCAGGACTGGAACTTG CCCGCCAGGATGGAAACCAATTACCTGAAGAGGTGCTTTGGAAATCACCTGGCCCAGGCTCTGGCAGAAGTGGCGATGGTTCAGCCCAGTGACCCCATAGAGTACCTGGCTCACTGGCTTTATCATTACAGGAAAACGgcgaaagcaaaagaaaag GATAGACAAGAGAAGATCCAGCTGCAGAGAGAATATGAAAATAGCCTCAAAGAAACCAGAATGGCAGAAATGCTGAAGCAAGAAGAACGTGCGATTCAAGAGCAGTGTGAAAAGTATCGCCACCAGCTAGGGAGGAGAAACTCGGCAGTGGGCACACACCCACATCCCATG cCACTGATATCTATAGCAAGTTCCTTGGAGAAGACTAAATTCATGCAGGAGAACACAGAACCCCTTGAGAAGGAAGCCTTGAAGCAGGAATCCCTGCCAGGAACTTCCGATATGATTCCAGGAATGCCTCAACAGAGCCCTTCTTCAGAGCCATCTGTCTCCAGCCAGGTCGACTTGAACACTGGAACTCCACAAGAAATAAATTACCAGGCTGTTCAGCATGAAATTGCTCTTGAAATTCATCCTGGCTCCGAATCTCCTCCCTAG
- the DYDC2 gene encoding DPY30 domain-containing protein 2 isoform X2, translating to METNYLKRCFGNHLAQALAEVAMVQPSDPIEYLAHWLYHYRKTAKAKEKDRQEKIQLQREYENSLKETRMAEMLKQEERAIQEQCEKYRHQLGRRNSAVGTHPHPMPLISIASSLEKTKFMQENTEPLEKEALKQESLPGTSDMIPGMPQQSPSSEPSVSSQVDLNTGTPQEINYQAVQHEIALEIHPGSESPP from the exons ATGGAAACCAATTACCTGAAGAGGTGCTTTGGAAATCACCTGGCCCAGGCTCTGGCAGAAGTGGCGATGGTTCAGCCCAGTGACCCCATAGAGTACCTGGCTCACTGGCTTTATCATTACAGGAAAACGgcgaaagcaaaagaaaag GATAGACAAGAGAAGATCCAGCTGCAGAGAGAATATGAAAATAGCCTCAAAGAAACCAGAATGGCAGAAATGCTGAAGCAAGAAGAACGTGCGATTCAAGAGCAGTGTGAAAAGTATCGCCACCAGCTAGGGAGGAGAAACTCGGCAGTGGGCACACACCCACATCCCATG cCACTGATATCTATAGCAAGTTCCTTGGAGAAGACTAAATTCATGCAGGAGAACACAGAACCCCTTGAGAAGGAAGCCTTGAAGCAGGAATCCCTGCCAGGAACTTCCGATATGATTCCAGGAATGCCTCAACAGAGCCCTTCTTCAGAGCCATCTGTCTCCAGCCAGGTCGACTTGAACACTGGAACTCCACAAGAAATAAATTACCAGGCTGTTCAGCATGAAATTGCTCTTGAAATTCATCCTGGCTCCGAATCTCCTCCCTAG